In Isosphaera pallida ATCC 43644, the sequence GTCGCAAACGACCTTGCCCTCCTTGGCGGGTTAGTCATGGTTGCGGTCATCGTCGCGTGTGGCCGTCTTGGGTACAATCAGACATGACCAGGCGAGACGAGGCGAGCGGGAGGTTGGGTTCGGCTTGGAAGGCGGAACCGCCCGGAATAGCCCAACCCACCCATGCGTAAGGGAGCTCACGCAACTGATGACCAACCCACCCCCCCCACGGAACGTCAAGGTCGCCGATCCGCACGCCCTGGACCCGTTGATGGCCGACCTCACTCCAGCCCAGCGCCAGGCGGTCGCCCACCTGGAGGGGCCGATGTTGGTTCTGGCCGGAGCAGGGTCGGGAAAAACGCGGGTGATTACGCGTCGAATCGCTTACCTGATTCGATCCGGGGCGGTTGGCTCGTCGATCCTGGCGATCACCTTCACCAACAAGGCCGCCGGCGAAATGAAGCGGCGGATCGAAGACATTGTCCCAAACTCGGGTGTGTGGGTCGGCACCTTTCACAGCGTGTGCGCCCGATTGATGCGCACCTACGCTCCCCTGATTGGACTGGATCGCGGCTTCACAATCCACGACTCTTCCGACCGGATCAAAGTCATCAAGGCATGCGTGCGTCAGTTGGGACTGGACGATGCCGGGGTCTCGGCCGAGCGGTTGGAGGCGGTCATTTCCAAAGCCAAAAACGACCTGGTCGCCCCCGAGACACTGGCCCGCAACGCTTGGAACCACGAGGCGGTGCTGGCTGCGCGGGTCTATCCGCTTTATCAACAGCGGCTCCGCGAGCAATCGGCGGTCGATTTCGACGACCTGTTGCTCCACATGGTCGCCATTCTCAAAAATCATCCCGAGGTCCGCAAGACGCTCGACGCGCGATTTCGATTCCTCTTGGTCGACGAATATCAGGACACGAACCTTGCTCAATACGCTATTCTCAAAGCGCTCTCGGTCGATCATCCCAATCTTTGTGTGACCGGTGACCCCGACCAGTCAATCTACGCCTGGCGGGGGGCAAACATTCACAACATCCTGGAGTTCGAGAAGGATTTTCCGGGCTGCAAGGTCGTCAAGCTAGAGCGCAACTACCGCAGCACTCGGAACATCCTCACGACCGCCGACGGGTTGATCCGCCACAACCGCCTCCGCAAACCCAAGGCACTTTTGACCGAAAACCCGCCAGGCGCTCCGGTACGGGTCGTCACTCACGCCAACGAGGCGGCCGAAGCCCGCGCAGTCGCCGCCGCAATCCGCGACCGGGTGGATCATCATGGGTTCAGTTATTCGGATATTGCTATCTTCTGCCGCGTCACCGCCTTGACCCGTAACCTGGAATCTGCTTTGAGGTCGGCCCGGATTCCTTATCAAGTGGTGGGTGGGGTAGCCTTTTACGAACGTCAGGAGGTCAAAGACCTGCTCGCCTACCTGAAGTTAGCGGTCAACCCCAAGGACGACGTGGCATTCGAGCGCGTGGTCAACACGCCGCCCCGCGGCCTAGGCCAAACCACGCTGGATCACCTCCGCGCCTACGCTTCGCGGGTGGGAATCCCCCTGCTGAGGGCCGCCCGCGAGGCTCAACAAGTCGCGGCGATCAAGGACAAAGCTGCTCGGAGCTTGCGCGACTTTGCCTTATTGATGGACGAACTGGCCACCCTGCGTGATCAACCCGCCGAAGCGGCGCTGCGAAGCGTGCTGGCCCTCACCAGTTACCGCGCCTACCTGGCCGAAGCGCCTCAGGGCGAGGCCGAGGAGCGGCTGGCCAACCTCGATGAATTGGTCTCGGCGGCCCGGGAGTACGACGCGACCCACACCGAGCCAACCCTGGACGGGTTTCTGGAGGAGGTCTCGTTGATCTCGGCGGTCGATCGAATGCGCGACGACGCCGGCGCGGTGGCTGTCATGACGTTGCACGCCGCCAAGGGACTTGAGTTCCCCGTGGTGTTCATCATTGGACTGGAAGAGGGAATCCTGCCCCACTCCCGCTCCTCCGAAAGTCGGGAGGAGTTGGAGGAGGAACGACGGTTGCTCTTCGTCGGTATCACCCGCGCCCAGAAGGAGTTGACGATTAGTCATTGCAAGATACGTGAGTATCGTGGTCAACGTCAAGTGATGATCCCCTCTTGCTTTCTCAACGAACTGCCCGAGGAGTCGGTCGAATACGAGGATCGCTCCGCCCGCGAACCCTCCGGGTTCCATTGGGTCGAAGGGAACCACCGGGCTTTTCAGTCTTCGGGACGCAATGGAGCAAGTTGGGGATTGGTCCCGCGGGAACCCAACCACCCCGCCGGAAGACCAAGAACCATGCGATCCCCAACCCATGATGACGACGCCATCGACCCTCCCGCGGGCGATGACCTTCCAGAGGTGCCAATTGGGCGGCCGGCTGCATCCAGCGGTTCCAGCTCCTCCCAATCCACTGGCTTTCGGATGATCACCGCGGCCGACCTAGCCGGTGCCCATCCCACCCACTCCTCCCAAGATGAGCCGGGCCAATCCCCAGATCCGATCCAAAAACTCGGTCCCCAAGACGTGGAGCGCCTCAAACCAGGAACCGCCGTGCTTCATCCTCATTACGGCTTGGGACGAGTGACCGGAATCGACGGGGCCGGCCCCCAACGCAAGGGACGCATTCGGTTCGCTGCCGGCGAAAAAACTTTTGTTCTGGCTAAAACTCCTTTGCGTATCATCTCAAAACCAGACGGTCTCTCTCACTTGCAAGGAACCTAACCCTTCCATGAATTATTCCATTCCGCCTTGGCCCCACGCACCTGGCCCCGATCCTCGGGAAATCAAACATCAATTTTTGATTCGTAATGACGTGATCTTTCTCAATCATGGGTCCTTCGGCGCGTGTCCCCGGGTGGTTTTCGAGACCTATCAGTCCTGGCAGCGCGAACTGGAGGAACAGCCGGTCGAATTTCTAGGGCGACGGTTTCTCGGATTGATGTCTGAAGCACGGGCGAAACTAGCCGAATTCGTTGGCTCCGATCCCGACGGTTTGATCTTCGTGCCCAACGCCACCTACGGCATGAATGTAGTCGCCCGGTCCTTGGCCCATACGTTGCCGCTTGGTTTTGGCGACGAGATTCTCACCACCGATCATGAATATGGCGCGATCGATCGAGTCTGGCGGTTCATTGCCCAACACGTCGGCGCTCGACTCCGCCGCGTCACTCTTCCCTCGACTCTCTCAACCCCCGAAGAGCTGGCGGAGACGATCTTGGCGGAATGGAATCCGCGAACCCGCATCTTTTCACTCAGTTGGGTTACCTCCCCCACCGCGCTGGTCATGCCAATCAAGATGCTGGTGGAGGAGGCCCGCCGGCGGGGAGTCGTCACGGTGATCGACGCGGCTCACGCTCCCGGGTTACTCGACGAATCCGAGTTCCGGCTCGAAGCACTCGGGGCCGATTTCGTGGTGGGGAATTGTCATAAGTGGATGCTCGCTCCCAAGGGAGCCGGGTTTCTTTACGCTGCGCCCCGCGGCCGGGAGACGCTCGAGCCGTTCGTGGTCAGTTGGGGGTACCAGGCCGATCCTCCGGGTCGATCCCGCTTTTTGGACCAGCATGGTTACACAGGAACAACCGATCCCGCCGCGTATCTGAGTGTGCCGACGGCGATTGAGTTTTTGAGGAATCCGGATTGGGTGCTCATTCGAGAACGCTGCCGAACGCGGGCGGCGATGGTTCGTCGCCGAGTGGCTGAGATCGTCGGTAGCGAGCCGGAACGGTTTTGTCCGGACTCGTCTCAATGGTTTCGACAAATGGTGGCATGTCCGTTGCCGTCGTGCGATGCCCTGGGTTTGCAAAAGGCGCTTTGGGAACGCCATCGCGTCGAAGTTCCCTGCACCCGTCTGGGCGGGTCGATCGACGCGGTTCACGCCGACGACCCTCGGCGTTGGTTAAGAGTATCAGTGCAGGGATACACCACTGACCACGACTTGGAAACCCTTTTGGGGGCATTGCGCGAGGAGTGGCCCCGGTACGCGCGGACTTGAGTGAACCGAACCGAACTGGAGCGCGCTTGGAAGTGGGATTCGCCGTCTGATCTTCCTTCAAATTGTGAGGACGCGATCGCGCGCGGTCACCTCCCAGCGGTCTACGATCTTGCCCTGCCGCGCCACCACGGCGAACCGATGCAACGCGCAGGTAGGACAAATGTGGTAAGGGATGGCCAGGACCGCCGTGCCCACTGGCGTGTCGGCCGCCAGGTTGGACCGAATGACCAGATGTTCTTCGCTGTGGACGACGCCCTGCGCGTCGGGCCAGTCGGGGAAGAAGACTCGGGGGCCTTTGGGGTCGGCGGCGACGGCCTTGTGGCCCAGGTCGAGGCACAGCAGGTCGGGAGCCGGGCGGCTGATCACGCGGGTCAGAAGAGCCGCGGCGATGCGGAAGGGCAGGTCCGGGAAGGCGGTGGCGTAACCAGCGTCGTGGAGGAGACAGGTTCCCGGCGAGAACTCGGCGGTGGGTTCGTCGGCGGCGAGGGTCGCGTGGGCGGGGAAGGCCGGGGTACCTCCCAACACGATCCGGGGAACGGCCACACCTCGCTCGATCAACCGGTTGCGCAGGAGTGACCAAGGACGATGCACCATGATCTCCGCGGAGTGGAGACGTTCACCCGGGTTCTCGTCACGGATGTGACCGTCGTAGGCGTGGAGGCCGTCGAAGCTCAGGTAGGGCGAGTCGGCCACCTTGAGAGCCAGTTCGATAGCGCGGTCGTCCGGCATGATTCCAGTACGGTTCATCCCCACGTTCAAGTCGATAAGCACGGGAACTGGCGACGCGTGGGGTCCGCCGTGACGCGCGACTGTCTCCTCTAGGTCGGTCAGGCCGCGAAGGTGGTCTAGGGTGACACGGAAGGTGGTCTCTGGATAGGCGGCTCGGAGCTTCATCAAGCGGTCGAGCTTGGGACCGACCAAAGGATAGGCGATCAGTACGTCGCGGCCGCCCGCCTGAGCGACCATTTCGGCCTCGGCGATGGTGGCCACTTTGTGACGGTGGATCCCTAGCGCTTCGCAACGGCGGACCAGATTCGGCATCTTGTGAGTTTTGACATGAGGCCGCAACCGCGCAGCCGAACCTGCGAGACGAATGAGGGTAGCCAGGTTGGACTCCAACGCCTCCTCGAAAAGAACGAGGGCGGGACTATCCAGGTCGGCCACGGTGGACGGTTCCAGACGTTCCTCGAAGACGAGTGCAGGTGGAGGGAAAGCGGTGGCCGTCGTCATGGGCGAATCTCATTCCTCTCTAACATCTCTGATCGTGAGCGTTGCAACGCGAACATCCAAACGGTTGGGATTCATGAAACCAGGCGGGTCGAACAGCTGGTTGTCCGGAGACAACCAAGACCGATTCGACCCGCCTTCGGATGGAGGAGACATGACATCTGGCGACGACGATTGGCGATTTCACGTGGAACTCTCACCGTCGCGTCGCGTCGTCTCGCCTTGCGTTGATCCAGCCAGGGTTCGCTTCGCTTGATGAAATCAATACGGTTGGTAGCAGGAGCGACCCGGACGGCGGCAATCGCGGCCGTTGACGTGTTCGTCGTCGGGTCCGAAGTTCTTCATCCCGTTGGCCATGCACCAATAGATGGCGTCATCCTCCTCCACCTCGTCGGGGTTGGAAGGTTCGGCGAACAAGTCGTCGTAGATGAACATCTTCTTAGTGCGAAGGAAGCGGCAGCGGGGACCGTATTCGGTTTCCGCTTCGGGACGCTCCACGGCGGGTTCCGTGGAGCGCGGGGAGATCGCGTCGCTCATCGGGTCACACCTCCGGGACCGGTTGGCCCACGGCGATCAGCAGAGCGCGGCGCACCGCGGTTTGGACCAGGGTGAGCTTGTAGGCATTGCGCGACAGCGGTTGCGCACCGAGGATGGCGGCTTGGGCGGCGCGGTTGAAGGTTTCGGGGGTGGCGGGGCGGCCTACCAGGACCTCTTCGGCAGTCTTGCTGCGCCAGGGGATCGGGGCAACGCCGTGGAGCGCCACGCGGGCGCGGGCGATCGTCTCGCCGTCGAGTTTGAGGTGGACCGAGGCCAGCACCAAAGGCCAGTCGGCCGAGCGCTTCCAGCGGATTTCGTAGGAGGCGTTGAGACCGGGCTTGGGCACGCGGACCCGGGCCAGGATATCGCCGGGCTGGAGGGTGAATTCGCTGTCGCGTTCAGTCTTGGGAACCTGGTAGAGGTCGGCCAGCTTGACGGTGCGGGTGCCCTTAGCGTTGACCACTTCGGCTTCAGCGTCCAGCGCGACGAGGGCCGGAGCCAGCGAGGAGGGGTTGACAAAAAGGGCGGGGCTGTCGGTGAGGAAGATGGCGTGGTAGCGGTTATCGCCCTGGCGGACCAGGCTTTGGCCGTCGCGTTGGGCGAGCAGGCCGAAGCCGGCGCGGTAGTACCAGCAGCGGGGGCGTTGCAGGAGATTCCCCCCCAGGGTGGCCGTGTTGCGGATCGCGGGCGAGGCGATCTCGGCCGCGGCTTGCCAGAGGGCGGGGTACTGGTGGCGAATCATCGGGGATTCGACAATCCGGGCCAGGGTGACACCCGCGCCTAAGGTCAGACCGTCGCTGGAGTCGGCGAAGTCCTGGAGTTCGACGAGGTCGGCCAGGGTCACCAGACGGCGGGGGCGGGTCACGCCGTCCTTCATTCGGTTGAGCAGGTCGGTGCCGCCGGCCAGGGGGACCGAGTCCGGCGTGGCGGCCAGCGCGTCCAGAGCGGCGTCGAGCCGCCGGGGGCGGGCCAGTTCGAAGGGTCGCATGTGACTCATAGGATTACGCCTCCCCCTTGATGCTGGCCAGGGCGTTGAGAACATTCATGGGCGACATTGGGAAGTGGGGCACCCGCACGCCGATCGCGTTGGAGACGGCGTTGCCAATGGCCGCGGCGGTCGAGACGGTCGGCGGTTCGCCAACGCCGATCACGCCCCGCGCCCGCATGGCTGGGGTGTCGTAGGCGTGGATCACGATTTCAGGGATGTCGGACGGTCCGGCAAGTTTGTACATCTCCATATCCGGGTTGAGCATCCGTCCAGTGGTCTCATCCATGACCCGTTCCTCGAACAGGGCGTAGTTGAGGCCGCCAATGACGCCGCCATACACCTGAGAATCCCAGGTGGAGCGGTTGACGATCAGGCCCGAATCCTGCACTGCGACGATCTTCTCCAGCTTGACGATGCCGGTCTCGACATCGACCGCGACGGTCGCAAACTGGCAACCCGCCACGCCGTTGCTGGAGAGTTCGCCCATCTGCGGGCCGGCCGAGGAGGTGACCGAGACCCCCTTCATGCCCAGTTTGCGGCAAGCGTCAGTCCAGGAGGCGATCGGTTCGTCATGCACGAAGAGCTGGCCGTCGGCCAGACGCATTGCCTTGGGATCGCCGCCGTAGGCTGGGGCGATCCGCGCGAAGAACTCGTCGCGGGCCGCTTGAGCCGCCACCAGCGCGGCGGGCATCATCGAGGGGGTCGTGGTCGAACCACCCGAGGCTTGGCCGGGGGGATAGTCGGAATCGCCAATCAGGGCGGTGATTTGGTCAGGCTTGAGGCCGAACACCTCGGCCCCCACGATGGCGAACAGGGTGCGGGCTCCGGTGCCAATGTCTTGGGTGGCCGATTTGAGCGTCACCGAGCCGTCGGGGTTGATCTCGACGGCGACCTGTTTGCCTGGAGCGCCGCCGCCGCCCCACATATGCAGCGCCATGCCGATGCCCCGCTTGATAGGACCGGGAGCCTTGCGGTTTTCCGAGCGGGGACGGTAATTGGCCTTCCAGCCGATCGCCTCGGCTCCGATCGCCACTTGGTCGCGGTAGATCGGCACCCGATCGACTCCGCCGGCAACGATGTCGTTTTCGGCGAAGTTTTTGAGCCGCAATTCCAGAGGGTCGATCCCCAGCGCTTCGGCGAGGTCGTCGATGGCCGACTCGGTGAGGATGCAGCTTTGGGGGTGACGCGGAGCCCGCATGGCCCGCGCTCCGCCGCCGTGGGTAGCGACCTCGCCGGTGGCGACCCGGATGTTGGGGATCCCCTTGTACACGTCGGGATAGGGAATCAGCACGGTCGCGCCGCCGGCGACGCCGCCGGTGCCGTACACGTCGGCGGACATCGCGGTGATCTTGCCGTCCTTGGTGCCGGCGATCTTGATGGTGCCGGTGACGCTGGGACGGTTACCCGCGGCGAGGTGTTCCTGAGCGCGGTCGAGGAAGATCTTGACCGGGCGTCCGCCCGCTTTGCGGGAGAGTTCGCAGGCGGCCACGCCCCAGGAATCCGGGCCGAACTTGGAGCCGAACCCGCCGCCCATGACCTCGGTGTAGCAGCGCACGTCGGCTTCGGGTAGGTTGAAAGTCTGGGCGAGTTGTTGGGGCAGGCCGTCCACGTTCTGAGTCGAGGCCCAGACGGTGATTTTGCCGTCCTTGAACTGGGCGGTCAGCCCGTGGGTTTCGAGACAGACGTGGGTGATGACCGGGGCCGAGTAGGTCGCCTCGACCACGGCGTCGGCCTGTTGGAATGCCGCGTCGGGGTCGCCGGTCGTCCGGGCCCGGGGGGGACGGTAGTTGGGGCCGCCCGCGACCCGGGGGGCGTCCTCGGCCATCGCCTGGGCTTCGGTCACGGCGTGCGGCAGCACCTCATACTCGACTTTGATCGCGGCTAGGGCATCGCGGGCGATTTCCTCGCTTTCGGCCGCCACCGCCGCGATGTCGTCACCGTGAAACCGCACCTTCTTACCCGGTTCGGTTAAGAGATGGACCGCGACGACGCCCGGCAGCTTCTCGGCGGCGGAGGTGTCGATCGACTTGACGACCGCGTGGGCGTGCGGGCTGTACAACACCGCGCCGAAGAGCATCCCTTCGGGACGAACATCGGAGGGGTACTTGATCCGACCGGAGGCTTTGCCCAGGCCGTCCACCCGCGGCACTCGGCTTCCGACGACCTTGGGTTGTTCGGGCCATCCCATCGCTCACGCTCCCTTCTTAGCCTTGGCGGCGTCGAGGGCCGCTTGGAAAATCCCTACGTAGGTGCCACAGCGACAGATGTTGCCGTCCAGAGCTTTTTTCACCTCGTCGAGCGTTGGGTTGGGGTTGACGTCCAGCAACGCTTTGACAGCAGTGACGAAACCAGGGGTGCAATAGCCGCACATCAGGGCGTCGTTCTTGACAAACGCGGCGGGCACCCCGTCGGGGCCGGTGGAGAAGTTCTCCACGGTCTCGATGGCGCAGCCCTGGGCGGTGACCGCCAAGGTGGTGCAGGAATTGACCGGCTTGCCGTCGAGGATCACGGTGCAGGCCCCGCAGGAGCCACGGTCGCAGACCCGTTTGGGTCCGGTGACGTCCAGGCGGTTGCGCAGGGCGTCGAGCAAGGTGGTGCGGGGCTCGACCCGGCATTCGAGCTTGCGACCGTTGACATCGAGGACAACGGCAACTTCGCCTTTGAGGACGGCGACCTCGGCTTCCTGAGCGGCCTGAACTTCATCGAGGACGGCGGCGGCCTGGCCGGTCACCACGGCGGTGGCCGCCGCAATGCCCGAGCCGCGGAGAAAGTCGCGTCGGCTGGCGGTGGGACCGCGGCCGGTTCCCTGGGAAACCGCCGGGCCGCCTTGAGAACGTGGAGCTTGGTCCGGCATCAGTCCGTGACTCCTTGCGTGCGTGTCAATCACACCAAACAACCCCCCGACCCGTGCGACCAACCATTGAGCCGCAGTCACAAGCGGGCAATCGTCCGATTTGAGGACGAACCACTCCCTTCAACAGCTTCGGTCGCCCACCACGCGCTTGGTTGAACCTCAAGCGAGAAAGGCGTCAACCCAAGGACGACGGGCCGAACTCGTTCGCCCGTGAGGGGGTCGGGAACGGACGACGCGGGACAATCCCGTGGAGTTTCGATCGTTGGCGGAGAGGGACGGATCGACGAGTCGAGTCAAACGGCTTTGGAATCCATCGGCTCGAATCAACGGGATTGGGAGACTCTCTTCCTGAAGCGTCCGACCTTGCGGCCACGTGAGTGGCACCATCCATCAACGATCTTGACCGACCGAGACTTCCTGGCCGTCTTGCGGGAACCGTCGAACGAGGGTGGAGGTTCGTCGGAGTGAGCGCAGCCGACCGTAGGAAGTGGACCATCCCAGCGTGGCGGTTATTCTCACCGATCACCCACGGTTCGGCAACGGGCCGGCGGATTTTCTGAATCCGCGGTAGGGGGCGCACGGTCTAGGGCGGAGGGGAAGACGGCACTGGAAGCCGGTTGCGTGACACGCAGACCACCGTGATGTCGTCGCGCAAGGCGTCCCCGCCCAGGAAACGGTTGAGTTCGGCGGTTACCGCCAGGCCAGCCGTCTCGGCGCGATCGGGACGATGAGTCTCCAGGGCGCGTCGAATCCCTCCGTGGCCGAAGAACGATTGATGGGGATCGCCGGCCTCGGTCAAGCCGTCGCTCATCAACACCACCACGTCACCGGGATCCAACCGAGTTTGATGAACTGGGAAGGTCGCCTCGGCGAACAAGCCCAAGGGGGGTCCCCCTTCGGCAACCCCCATCTCCTCGACCCGACCGTCGTGGCGGCGGATCACCGGCGCAGGATGACCCGCGCGGGCGATGCGTACCTCGCCGGTCTCCAGTTCCAGCGTCATCAACGCCAGGGTGACATAAATCAGCTTCAATTCGTCAGAGAGCAGACGTTCGTTGAGGCGCGTTAGCATGCGATCGGGTTCGGACTCCTCGTTACAGACGATCCGCACCTCCGCCGAGAGCCGGGCCATGATGAGGGCCGCGGGCAGTCCTTTGCCGGCCACGTCGGCCACCACCACGGCCAGCAGGTGGTCGGAGCGTTGGGCGGTTCCGGCCAGCGGAGCGCGCACGGGAATGTAGCCGAAGTAGTCTCCTCCGACCGCCTCGATGGGCCGGTAGTCGTCCCAAAATTGCCAACCCGGATGCGAGGGTCTAGCGCGTGGCAGAAAGGTCAATTGAATGCGGCGGGCGTGATTCCGCTCCGCCTCCAAGCTCGTTTGCTTAATCAATCGTTCATGTAGGATCGCATTCTCCGCCGCCACCGCCGCCTGCCTCAACACCGCCTCGAACAATGCCAGGTCAGCCGGGGTGAATGGGGTCGGTTGCCGGATGGTGTCCAGCCAGACCGCTCCGACAGGAGGTTCGCGTCCCACCCGCAGCGGCGCGCACATCAGAACGCGGGTCAACGCGCTCATCATGCTTTCGCTAAGCGAGTCGGAGTCAATGCCATCGGTGTCCAGTTGGTCGCGGAACAAGCGGGCCCGACCGCCTTGGATCACGGAGCGGACGAGACGACAGCTGAACGACGGCGTTGGCGAAATCAAGCGATAACGCTCGGCCCGAACCTCCAAACGGCCGCTCTTGGCATCCTCGACTAGCACCAGCCCCTGGTTGCTCTGCGGGAACATCCGAAACAAGGTTTCCAGCGTGATCCTCAGCACCGAGTTCAGGTCCAGCACCGAAACGAGGCTGCCGCTCATCTCCACCAGGGCGTCCAGTTGCCGCTTCACTGAGTCGGGGCGGCCCCGCCAGGCCTCCGACTCGGTCAACGAATCGGTTCGTGTCACGGGATCGAGGCGAGACTCGGCCTGAAACAGCAGAAACACGTCGCCAATCTGAATCTCGTCGCCGTCCCGCAGCACCGCCGACTGGCCGCGTAGCACGCGATCGTTGAGTTGGGTGCCTAGCGAACTGTCCAAATCGGTCAACATGAACACAACCCGGCCGTCCGGCTCGATGACGCGATCGATTCGCGCGTGACGACGCGAAATGTTGGGCGCGGGGAAAACCAGGTCACAGTATTTCGAGTTGCGTCCCAACGTGATCGTGTTGGTTCGCAGTTCAATGAGTTTGCCCGCCTCCGGACCATCCAGGAGGTGAAGCGCAGGGACCGTCGTGCCTTGGAACGAAGAAGGGAGGGTCACGTTTCGAGCCGTCCTTTTCGATCCCTCTCGGCGCAACGGAAAATCGTGGCAGCACCACGTTCGACGCCGATTTTCAACTGTTCACAGATCAGAACGTCAAACTATGGGCTTACGGACCACCGCCGATCTCAAGGGATTGGTGTCGAGTATCTCACCGGCTCAGCGGTCGGCTCGGCTCGGGGCGGCCAGTCCAGATCGAGATAAACCAGATGGTGGTCGGAACTGGTCTCGGGATCGACCAGACGGGCCCAGGGGGAGTCGGACCGGGGCCAAACCACGCCACCGCCCCGAACCGTCAGTCCACGGGCGGGTAGGACGTAATCGACCCGCAGATTTCCCACCGCGCGATCGTCGAAATCGGCG encodes:
- a CDS encoding SpoIIE family protein phosphatase, encoding MTLPSSFQGTTVPALHLLDGPEAGKLIELRTNTITLGRNSKYCDLVFPAPNISRRHARIDRVIEPDGRVVFMLTDLDSSLGTQLNDRVLRGQSAVLRDGDEIQIGDVFLLFQAESRLDPVTRTDSLTESEAWRGRPDSVKRQLDALVEMSGSLVSVLDLNSVLRITLETLFRMFPQSNQGLVLVEDAKSGRLEVRAERYRLISPTPSFSCRLVRSVIQGGRARLFRDQLDTDGIDSDSLSESMMSALTRVLMCAPLRVGREPPVGAVWLDTIRQPTPFTPADLALFEAVLRQAAVAAENAILHERLIKQTSLEAERNHARRIQLTFLPRARPSHPGWQFWDDYRPIEAVGGDYFGYIPVRAPLAGTAQRSDHLLAVVVADVAGKGLPAALIMARLSAEVRIVCNEESEPDRMLTRLNERLLSDELKLIYVTLALMTLELETGEVRIARAGHPAPVIRRHDGRVEEMGVAEGGPPLGLFAEATFPVHQTRLDPGDVVVLMSDGLTEAGDPHQSFFGHGGIRRALETHRPDRAETAGLAVTAELNRFLGGDALRDDITVVCVSRNRLPVPSSPPP